Proteins found in one bacterium genomic segment:
- the xerD gene encoding site-specific tyrosine recombinase XerD → MDNDALLDAFLLHLKTERRLSGNTLSAYGADLRRFSVFLADRGIDARKFGRAELLDHLAELRDGGLSARSTARHVSTLRSFFRFLVREGVLAASPVTEVKAPRVGRPLPKYLTLTQVERLLAAPDGRTPEGIRDRAMLTIMYASGLRASEIVTLRLENVDANAGFLYVLGKGGKERVVPVADAALAALGEYIATARQAFLGKRFSSDLFLSRRGKAITRQTLWNRIRRWALAAGIEPRISPHTLRHSFASHLLGGGADLRAVQAMLGHADIATTQIYTHVAPERLRDIHRKHHPRG, encoded by the coding sequence AACACGCTGTCGGCGTACGGCGCCGACCTGCGCCGCTTCTCCGTCTTTCTCGCCGACCGCGGGATCGACGCGAGGAAATTCGGCCGCGCAGAACTCCTCGACCACCTTGCAGAGCTCCGGGACGGGGGGCTCTCGGCCCGCTCCACCGCCCGGCACGTCTCGACGCTGCGCTCCTTCTTCCGGTTCCTCGTGCGCGAGGGGGTCCTCGCCGCGTCCCCCGTCACCGAGGTGAAGGCCCCGCGGGTCGGACGCCCCCTTCCGAAATATCTCACCCTCACGCAGGTGGAACGGCTGCTGGCCGCGCCGGACGGGCGAACCCCCGAGGGGATCCGCGACCGTGCGATGCTGACGATCATGTACGCCTCCGGGCTTCGCGCCTCCGAGATCGTGACGCTCCGGCTCGAGAACGTCGACGCGAACGCCGGCTTCCTGTACGTGCTGGGCAAGGGCGGCAAGGAGCGGGTGGTGCCGGTCGCGGACGCCGCCCTGGCCGCTCTCGGGGAATACATCGCCACCGCGCGGCAGGCGTTCCTGGGGAAGCGGTTTTCGAGCGACCTGTTCCTGTCGCGCCGGGGAAAGGCGATCACCCGGCAGACGCTCTGGAACCGGATCCGGCGATGGGCGCTGGCGGCCGGGATCGAGCCCCGGATCTCCCCTCACACGCTGCGCCACTCCTTCGCCAGCCACCTGCTCGGGGGGGGCGCGGACCTGCGCGCGGTCCAGGCGATGCTCGGCCACGCCGACATCGCGACCACCCAGATCTACACGCATGTCGCCCCGGAACGGCTGCGGGACATCCACCGCAAGCACCACCCCCGCGGCTAG
- a CDS encoding CBS domain-containing protein, whose amino-acid sequence MEVITTHLNADFDTIASMLAACKLYPEAVCVLPGSQEETVKGFLVQSAFYNLPMRKPREIDLDKVTRLILVDIRRRSRIGVFGELIGRPGVPVHVYDHHPDEYADVKGDVEVIRRVGSTTTILVQILKEREIPITPDEATLMMLGIYEDTGSLGFPSTTVDDYLAAAHLLSCGAKLGQVSDILARDLTSGQISLLYDLIQGTRTYTIRGVEVVIAEARREEYVGDLALLVHKLRDMEAVSILFVICQMGERVVLVGRSRKAEVDAAAVMREFGGGGHSYAASATVKNATTFQVRERILRVLEEKVIPRRTAADVMASPARTVDAGETILEVHQALTRSNINAMPVTRGGAAVGILTRQVVEKAVYHGLGEERAGEYMNTDYESVAPETEIERVQEIVIGKNQRLVPVVAGKELVGVITRTGLLRFLYDMRDVEHPDAGEDVDAEGAKAPRKNVANLMRDRLPAHVLSLLRAAGECAERLEMKAFVVGGFVRDLVMRVENLDVDIVVEGDGIRFAEAFAEEQDARVRPHHKFGTAVLVFRDGFKVDVATARVEYYLKPAALPTVEYSSLKQDMYRRDFVINTLAVRLSPEGFGEVIDFFGAQRDIKEKVIRVLHSLSFVEDPTRILRAIRFERRFGFTVGRNTLNLIRNAVRLDLLSRIPKPRLYSELELILKEKDPVWIVRRLSELGLGTSIHPALALDKPHLALLGEAQEVLAWFSLLFLEEKVEQWAVLFLALLDPLSRDDAKNLAKNLGVRSRVREWVRVCKDEGDSVILRLVSMPSVSRKLIHDALSPLPTEVILYLMARAKNPDIKRYISLYYTQLKNVRLHLDGRDLLELGYRPGPRFKEIFDLLLERRLAGELRSKKEEISFLLSRFPPPAEQGRS is encoded by the coding sequence ATGGAGGTCATCACCACCCACCTCAACGCCGACTTCGACACGATCGCGTCGATGCTGGCGGCGTGCAAACTGTATCCCGAGGCGGTCTGCGTTTTGCCCGGGTCGCAGGAGGAGACGGTCAAGGGGTTCCTCGTCCAGTCCGCCTTCTACAACCTTCCGATGCGCAAGCCCCGCGAGATCGATCTCGACAAGGTGACCCGCCTCATCCTGGTCGATATCCGCCGTCGCTCCCGCATCGGGGTCTTCGGGGAGCTGATCGGCCGCCCGGGTGTCCCGGTCCACGTCTACGACCACCACCCCGACGAGTACGCCGACGTCAAGGGCGACGTCGAGGTGATCCGGCGGGTCGGATCGACCACCACGATCCTCGTGCAGATCCTCAAGGAGCGGGAAATCCCCATCACGCCGGACGAGGCGACGCTGATGATGCTCGGGATTTACGAGGACACCGGCTCGCTTGGCTTTCCGTCGACCACGGTGGACGACTACCTCGCCGCGGCGCACCTGCTCTCGTGCGGGGCGAAGCTCGGCCAGGTGTCGGACATCCTGGCCCGGGACCTGACCTCCGGGCAGATCTCCCTGCTGTACGACCTGATCCAGGGGACGCGAACGTACACGATCCGCGGGGTCGAGGTGGTGATCGCCGAGGCGCGGCGGGAGGAGTACGTGGGGGACCTGGCGCTCCTCGTGCACAAGCTGCGCGACATGGAGGCGGTGAGCATCCTTTTCGTCATCTGCCAGATGGGGGAGCGGGTGGTGCTGGTGGGGCGCAGCCGGAAGGCGGAGGTGGACGCGGCCGCGGTGATGCGCGAGTTCGGCGGTGGTGGGCATTCCTACGCCGCCTCGGCCACCGTGAAGAACGCGACGACGTTCCAGGTCCGGGAGCGGATCCTGCGCGTGCTGGAGGAGAAGGTGATCCCCAGGCGCACGGCGGCGGACGTGATGGCGTCCCCGGCACGCACCGTGGATGCGGGGGAGACGATCCTCGAAGTGCACCAGGCGCTCACCCGGTCCAACATCAACGCCATGCCGGTGACGCGGGGCGGCGCGGCCGTGGGGATCCTGACCCGGCAGGTGGTCGAGAAGGCCGTCTATCACGGGCTGGGCGAGGAGCGGGCGGGGGAGTACATGAACACGGACTACGAGTCGGTGGCCCCCGAAACGGAGATCGAGCGTGTCCAGGAGATCGTCATCGGGAAGAACCAGCGGCTGGTCCCGGTGGTGGCGGGGAAGGAGCTCGTCGGAGTCATCACCCGGACGGGGCTGCTGCGCTTCCTCTACGACATGCGGGACGTGGAGCATCCCGACGCCGGGGAGGATGTCGACGCGGAAGGGGCGAAGGCGCCCCGCAAGAACGTGGCGAACCTGATGCGGGATCGTCTCCCGGCGCACGTGCTCTCCCTGCTGCGGGCGGCGGGGGAGTGCGCGGAGCGGCTGGAGATGAAGGCGTTCGTCGTCGGGGGGTTCGTCCGCGACCTCGTGATGCGGGTGGAGAACCTCGACGTGGACATCGTGGTCGAGGGGGACGGGATCCGGTTCGCCGAGGCGTTCGCGGAGGAGCAGGACGCCCGCGTCCGGCCGCACCACAAGTTCGGCACCGCGGTGCTCGTTTTCCGGGACGGGTTCAAGGTCGACGTCGCCACCGCGCGGGTGGAGTATTACCTCAAGCCGGCGGCGCTACCCACGGTGGAGTACAGCTCCCTCAAGCAGGACATGTACCGCCGGGACTTCGTCATCAACACGTTGGCGGTGCGGCTTTCCCCCGAGGGGTTCGGGGAGGTGATCGACTTCTTCGGTGCCCAGCGGGACATCAAGGAGAAGGTCATCCGGGTTCTCCACTCCCTGTCGTTCGTCGAGGACCCCACGCGGATCCTCCGGGCGATCCGCTTCGAGCGGCGCTTCGGCTTCACCGTCGGGCGGAACACGCTGAACCTCATCAGGAACGCGGTCCGGCTTGACCTGTTGAGCAGGATTCCAAAGCCACGGTTATACAGTGAGTTGGAGCTGATCCTTAAAGAGAAGGATCCTGTCTGGATCGTCCGGCGTCTCTCCGAACTCGGCCTCGGGACGTCGATCCATCCCGCCTTGGCGCTCGATAAGCCGCACCTGGCGCTTCTCGGGGAAGCGCAGGAGGTGCTCGCCTGGTTCTCCCTCCTCTTCCTGGAAGAGAAGGTCGAACAGTGGGCGGTGTTGTTCCTCGCGCTGCTCGACCCCCTTTCCCGGGACGACGCGAAGAACCTGGCGAAGAACCTCGGCGTGCGCTCCCGTGTGCGCGAGTGGGTCAGGGTCTGCAAGGACGAGGGAGACAGCGTGATCCTGCGCCTGGTCTCGATGCCTTCCGTCTCCCGGAAGCTGATCCACGATGCCCTCTCTCCCTTGCCGACGGAAGTTATCCTTTACTTGATGGCACGTGCAAAAAATCCTGATATAAAAAGATATATCTCTCTATACTACACCCAGCTGAAAAACGTCCGTCTCCATCTGGACGGGCGGGACCTCCTCGAGTTGGGGTACCGTCCCGGCCCGCGCTTCAAGGAGATCTTCGACCTCCTCCTGGAACGGAGACTGGCCGGCGAGCTCCGCAGCAAGAAGGAGGAAATCTCCTTCCTCCTATCCCGCTTCCCCCCACCCGCAGAACAGGGACGTTCCTGA
- a CDS encoding site-2 protease family protein: MPDIAQFLHKLSVYAIPVIIAITFHEAAHGFVAYKKGDPTAKMLGRVTLNPFPHIDPFGTILLPAMMLLLGTGIVFGWARPVPVNFRLLRDQKRDPIYVAAAGVITNLALAAFSGILFRILTAIDPALLFEAMTQGTAPLTSTPARAVLVPLTLMCAVSVQFNVLLAVFNLIPVPPLDGGRIAVGLLPPGPSMALASVERYGMLIVLLLLMVGPLGIIWRFVDTLSTFILGG, encoded by the coding sequence TTGCCCGACATAGCGCAGTTCCTACACAAGCTGTCCGTATATGCGATCCCGGTCATCATCGCGATCACCTTCCACGAGGCGGCGCACGGCTTTGTAGCGTACAAGAAGGGGGATCCCACGGCGAAGATGCTGGGGCGGGTGACGCTGAACCCGTTTCCGCACATCGACCCGTTCGGGACGATCCTTCTTCCGGCCATGATGCTCCTGCTCGGGACGGGGATCGTGTTCGGGTGGGCCAGGCCTGTCCCCGTCAACTTTCGCCTGCTGCGCGACCAGAAGCGGGACCCGATCTACGTCGCCGCCGCGGGGGTCATCACGAACCTCGCCCTGGCCGCCTTCTCGGGGATCCTCTTCCGTATCCTCACCGCCATCGACCCGGCCCTGCTGTTCGAGGCGATGACACAGGGCACCGCCCCCCTGACGTCCACCCCGGCGCGCGCCGTGCTGGTCCCGCTGACGCTCATGTGCGCTGTTTCCGTGCAGTTCAACGTGCTCCTGGCCGTTTTCAACCTGATCCCGGTCCCTCCCCTGGACGGGGGGCGGATCGCCGTCGGCCTGCTGCCGCCGGGCCCCTCGATGGCGCTGGCCTCCGTGGAGCGGTACGGCATGCTGATCGTTCTTCTGCTTCTCATGGTCGGACCGCTTGGTATAATCTGGCGGTTCGTCGACACGCTTTCGACGTTCATTCTTGGCGGATAA
- the trpS gene encoding tryptophan--tRNA ligase, which translates to MRPSGKLHLGHYLGVLVNWTKLQEENDCFFFVADWHALTTEYDRTAVIRESIDDMVIDWLASGIDPARATIFIQSHVPEHAELHLLLSMITPLPWLERNPTYKEQLREQTSRDLQTYGFLGYPVLQAADILMYDATLVPVGIDQVPHLELTREIARRFNFLYRECLTIPEAYLTESSKVMGTDNRKMSKSYGNAILLSDTSEEVWAKVKPMVTDPARQRRTDPGNPEICNVFSYHKIFSDEATIARVDVGCRTAGIGCIECKKWMFEGMEKVLAPVREERRRILESGVSVREILSDGTRRAREVAGAKMAEVRDAVRI; encoded by the coding sequence ATGCGGCCGAGCGGGAAGCTGCACCTGGGGCACTACCTCGGTGTCCTGGTCAACTGGACGAAGCTCCAGGAGGAGAACGACTGCTTCTTCTTCGTCGCCGACTGGCACGCGCTGACCACCGAGTACGACCGCACCGCGGTCATCCGCGAGAGCATCGACGACATGGTCATCGACTGGCTGGCCTCCGGGATCGACCCGGCGCGGGCGACGATCTTCATCCAGAGCCACGTTCCGGAGCACGCCGAGCTGCACCTTCTCCTCTCCATGATCACGCCGCTGCCGTGGCTGGAGCGGAACCCGACCTACAAGGAGCAGCTCCGGGAGCAGACCAGCCGCGACCTGCAGACGTACGGTTTCCTCGGGTACCCGGTCCTCCAGGCGGCCGACATCCTGATGTACGACGCCACGCTCGTCCCCGTCGGCATCGACCAGGTCCCGCACCTCGAGCTGACCCGCGAGATCGCCCGGCGCTTCAACTTCCTGTACAGGGAGTGCCTCACGATCCCCGAGGCGTACCTGACCGAATCGTCGAAGGTGATGGGGACCGACAACCGGAAGATGAGCAAGAGCTACGGCAACGCGATCCTCCTCTCCGACACGTCGGAGGAGGTGTGGGCCAAGGTGAAGCCGATGGTCACCGACCCGGCCCGGCAGCGCCGCACCGACCCGGGGAATCCCGAGATCTGCAACGTCTTCTCCTACCACAAGATCTTTTCCGACGAGGCGACGATCGCCAGGGTGGACGTGGGGTGCCGCACCGCGGGCATCGGGTGCATCGAGTGCAAGAAGTGGATGTTCGAAGGGATGGAGAAGGTCCTCGCCCCCGTCCGCGAAGAGCGCCGCCGGATTCTGGAAAGCGGCGTCTCCGTTCGCGAGATCCTGTCCGACGGCACGCGCCGCGCGCGCGAGGTGGCGGGCGCCAAGATGGCGGAGGTCCGCGACGCTGTCCGGATCTGA
- a CDS encoding segregation/condensation protein A: MRLEVFEGPLDILLHLVRDQKLDINDIPIAKITEQYLAYLDLMQTMNLEVAGEFLVMASTLVHIKSKSLLPRHGDEEEEEDPEVMRQELSRRLIEYERFKEAAARLGDRPVLGRDVFVRDFLGEEIPGEELVITELSMADLITAFKDALARMPADAAQEFSIERLTIADAIAYLLDRLKEEGSIRFEDIVEHCQSRNEIVSFFLGILELVRLKTIRVYQANPLGLISIVPAVRETENGRDAETESADAE, from the coding sequence CTGCGCCTCGAGGTCTTCGAGGGCCCCCTCGACATCCTGCTGCACCTGGTCCGCGACCAGAAGCTCGACATCAACGACATCCCCATCGCGAAGATCACCGAGCAGTACCTGGCCTACCTCGACCTGATGCAGACAATGAACCTCGAGGTCGCGGGCGAGTTCCTGGTGATGGCCTCCACCCTCGTTCACATCAAGTCGAAGTCGCTCCTGCCGCGCCACGGGGACGAGGAGGAAGAGGAGGACCCCGAGGTGATGCGCCAGGAGCTCTCCCGTCGCCTGATCGAGTACGAGCGGTTCAAGGAGGCGGCGGCGCGCCTGGGCGACCGGCCGGTGTTGGGGCGGGACGTCTTCGTCCGCGATTTCCTCGGGGAGGAGATCCCGGGGGAGGAGCTCGTCATCACCGAGCTGTCGATGGCGGACCTCATCACGGCCTTCAAGGACGCGCTGGCGCGGATGCCCGCGGACGCCGCCCAGGAGTTCTCCATCGAGCGGCTCACCATCGCCGACGCCATCGCCTACCTCCTCGATCGCCTGAAGGAAGAGGGGTCCATCCGCTTCGAGGATATCGTCGAGCATTGCCAGTCGAGGAACGAGATCGTATCCTTTTTTCTGGGCATCCTCGAGCTGGTCCGCCTCAAGACGATTCGCGTGTACCAGGCGAACCCGCTGGGGCTGATCAGCATCGTGCCCGCCGTCCGGGAGACCGAAAATGGAAGAGACGCCGAAACCGAATCCGCCGACGCCGAGTGA